Proteins from a single region of Phycisphaerae bacterium:
- a CDS encoding glycoside hydrolase family 38 C-terminal domain-containing protein codes for MSLWCGTFLFVVPSGIGAEPPKYDLSKDRVLYCVGYAHLDTQWRWDYCTTIDQYIKNTLDDNFQRFEKYPGYVFNFTGSVRYEMMKEYYPEKYERLKKYIAEGRWFVSGSSVDEGDVNVPSAEATIRQVLYGNEYFRREFGKESIDFMLPDCFGFPASMPSIWAHCGLKGFSTQKLTWGSAVGIPFKIGVWEGPDGKSVIAAFDPGPYVGAIQGRVDTNEEWVKRVEENGRQYGVWADYHYYGVGDQGGAPREEDIKNYLASIGNADGKIKVALVASDQMYKDITAEQEKRLPRYKGDLLLTEHSAGTLTSQAYMKRWNRKNEQLADAAERVAVAADWLGGAVYPREKLNRSWVRALANQMHDILPGTSIPRAYTYSWNDEVVALNGFAAVLSDSVGAIVRAMDTRGKGTALVVYNPLAMDREDLVEAEILFDELPPKSVRVFDGTGKETPSQIVGRGDRAITVLFVARAPSVGLAVFDVRASDSPSQMKTGLRVADAELENEQYHVSLDGNGDVSSIRDKASSDGRELLAAPAQLVFTYEKPRNWPAWNMDWADRQQPPIDTVRGPAKIQIIEKGPVRVGIRVERKARNSIIVQEIRLAAGDAGRRVEFRTAIDWQSTECALKAAFPLKASNPMATYNWGMGTIERGNNEPTKYEVPSHEWFELTDYSGEHGVSILEDCKFGSDKPVDHIVRLTLLYTPGVRKGYLDQHSQDWGRHDMLYALYAHAGDWRKGQSEWQGRRLNQPLVAFQAPMHNGPLGKSFSIASIDPGAPGQVDIRAVKKAEQGDWTIVRLQELWGRKAEGVTVRLGTGIKEAHEVDGQERRIGDAVVKDGKLVTSLSPNSPRSFAVRLSAPATSLKPPQCIPVTLPFDQDVVSSDAKRSDGAMDAEGRTMPAEMLPKSMTSEGITFEFGPTADGKPQAVTCRGQTIALPAGDFNRIHLLAAATEATTGQFDIDGHPHEVAVQSWTGFVGQFDDRVWDRSFGEVDYVCEGKVVGLTPGFIKRDTIAWFATHRHHPKLDNEAYKFSYLYKYGFDLPPSARELRLPDNEKIKILAVTLAKNENDAARPVQPLYDDFSKRGPLEFRHIYPPPPPPIYDGLKPIAAVAIDRKPAFDALSMGPPSAADDTDRSKGGPMFEFLDRDGEFSPHSRSGADGRSLPRLNDGLAANNDDDIEHCVWFDNQARFFIDLKSSRRLERINTYSWHSANRAPQYFSLWGCNDEKLPKVDFARGGHGDWTLIAVVDTRPLGQGEIHGSSVAAATGTLGPFRHLLWIVEESAPGTFFTEIDVHAAK; via the coding sequence GTGTCTCTGTGGTGTGGGACTTTCCTGTTTGTAGTCCCCAGTGGTATTGGCGCCGAGCCGCCGAAGTATGATCTTTCCAAAGACCGCGTCCTGTATTGCGTCGGCTATGCACACCTGGACACGCAATGGCGGTGGGACTATTGCACGACCATTGATCAGTACATCAAGAACACCTTGGACGACAATTTTCAGCGGTTCGAGAAATATCCCGGCTACGTTTTTAATTTCACGGGCTCCGTGCGCTACGAGATGATGAAGGAGTACTACCCCGAGAAGTACGAGCGCCTGAAGAAGTACATCGCCGAGGGCCGCTGGTTCGTCTCGGGGTCGTCCGTCGACGAGGGCGATGTCAATGTGCCGTCCGCCGAGGCGACGATCCGCCAAGTCCTGTACGGCAACGAGTACTTCCGGCGGGAGTTCGGCAAGGAGAGCATCGACTTCATGCTGCCGGACTGCTTCGGCTTTCCGGCGTCCATGCCGTCCATCTGGGCGCACTGCGGTCTAAAGGGTTTCTCGACGCAGAAGCTCACCTGGGGCTCCGCCGTCGGGATTCCTTTCAAGATCGGCGTCTGGGAAGGGCCGGACGGCAAGTCTGTCATCGCGGCCTTCGATCCCGGGCCATACGTCGGGGCAATCCAAGGACGCGTGGATACGAATGAGGAGTGGGTGAAGCGGGTTGAGGAAAACGGCCGCCAGTATGGCGTGTGGGCGGATTACCACTATTACGGCGTCGGCGACCAGGGCGGGGCGCCGCGCGAGGAGGACATCAAGAACTATCTCGCCAGCATCGGCAATGCGGACGGCAAGATTAAGGTGGCCCTCGTCGCATCGGACCAGATGTACAAGGACATTACGGCCGAGCAGGAAAAGCGGCTGCCGCGTTACAAGGGCGACCTGCTGCTGACCGAGCACTCCGCCGGGACACTGACTTCGCAGGCGTACATGAAGCGCTGGAACCGCAAGAACGAGCAACTGGCCGACGCGGCCGAGCGAGTTGCCGTCGCTGCGGACTGGCTCGGTGGGGCGGTCTATCCGCGCGAGAAGCTCAATCGTTCCTGGGTGCGGGCGCTCGCCAATCAGATGCACGATATTCTGCCTGGTACGAGCATTCCCCGCGCTTACACGTATTCGTGGAATGACGAGGTCGTGGCGCTCAACGGGTTTGCCGCCGTACTGAGCGACTCAGTCGGGGCGATCGTTCGAGCCATGGATACGCGCGGGAAGGGTACGGCGCTCGTGGTGTACAACCCGCTCGCCATGGACCGCGAGGATCTTGTCGAGGCCGAAATCCTCTTCGACGAATTGCCGCCCAAGTCCGTACGAGTCTTCGATGGGACCGGCAAGGAGACGCCGTCGCAGATTGTCGGCCGTGGCGATCGCGCGATTACGGTGCTGTTTGTTGCGCGTGCCCCCTCGGTCGGCTTGGCCGTGTTCGATGTGCGAGCGAGCGACTCGCCGAGTCAAATGAAAACGGGGCTTCGCGTCGCGGACGCCGAATTGGAGAATGAGCAATACCACGTCTCGCTGGACGGCAATGGCGACGTTTCATCCATTCGCGACAAGGCCAGTAGCGACGGTCGCGAACTCCTCGCCGCGCCGGCCCAATTGGTGTTCACGTATGAAAAGCCGCGCAACTGGCCCGCGTGGAACATGGACTGGGCCGATCGCCAGCAACCGCCGATCGATACCGTCCGCGGCCCCGCGAAGATTCAGATCATTGAAAAGGGGCCGGTTCGCGTCGGCATCCGCGTTGAGCGAAAGGCCCGTAATTCGATCATCGTGCAGGAGATCCGGCTCGCCGCGGGAGATGCCGGTCGGCGCGTGGAGTTCAGGACCGCCATCGATTGGCAATCGACGGAGTGCGCGCTGAAAGCGGCATTTCCATTGAAGGCCTCCAACCCGATGGCGACGTACAACTGGGGCATGGGCACGATCGAGCGCGGCAACAACGAGCCGACCAAGTATGAAGTGCCGTCGCATGAGTGGTTTGAATTGACTGACTACTCGGGTGAACATGGCGTCTCCATCCTTGAAGACTGCAAGTTTGGCTCGGACAAGCCCGTGGACCATATTGTGCGCTTGACGCTGCTCTACACGCCCGGCGTCCGCAAGGGCTACCTCGACCAGCACAGCCAGGACTGGGGGCGACACGACATGCTCTACGCGCTCTACGCCCACGCGGGGGACTGGCGCAAAGGACAAAGTGAATGGCAGGGGCGTCGGCTCAATCAGCCGCTCGTGGCGTTTCAGGCGCCCATGCACAACGGGCCGCTCGGCAAATCGTTCTCGATCGCGTCTATCGATCCCGGCGCGCCGGGACAAGTGGATATCCGCGCGGTAAAGAAGGCGGAGCAGGGCGATTGGACCATTGTTCGCCTCCAGGAGCTTTGGGGACGCAAGGCCGAGGGCGTGACTGTCCGCTTGGGCACCGGAATAAAAGAGGCCCATGAAGTGGATGGGCAGGAGCGGCGGATCGGGGATGCCGTTGTTAAGGACGGAAAGCTCGTGACGAGCCTCTCTCCCAATAGCCCCCGAAGCTTTGCCGTTCGTTTGTCGGCGCCCGCTACGTCGCTCAAGCCGCCGCAGTGCATACCCGTAACCCTGCCGTTTGATCAGGATGTCGTAAGTTCGGATGCCAAACGTAGCGACGGTGCAATGGACGCTGAGGGCCGCACCATGCCCGCCGAAATGCTGCCAAAGTCAATGACGAGCGAGGGCATCACTTTCGAGTTTGGTCCGACCGCCGATGGCAAGCCGCAGGCCGTGACCTGTCGCGGCCAAACGATCGCGCTGCCAGCGGGCGATTTCAATCGGATCCATCTCCTCGCGGCGGCGACTGAAGCTACAACGGGGCAGTTCGATATTGACGGCCATCCGCATGAAGTGGCCGTCCAGTCGTGGACCGGCTTCGTCGGCCAGTTTGACGATCGCGTCTGGGATCGCTCGTTCGGCGAGGTGGACTACGTCTGCGAGGGCAAGGTCGTGGGATTGACGCCCGGTTTCATCAAGCGCGACACCATTGCGTGGTTCGCTACGCATCGCCATCACCCGAAACTCGACAATGAGGCCTACAAGTTCAGCTATCTGTACAAGTACGGATTCGACCTGCCGCCAAGCGCCAGAGAACTGCGCCTGCCCGACAACGAGAAGATCAAGATCCTCGCGGTCACGCTGGCAAAAAACGAAAACGACGCGGCACGGCCTGTTCAGCCGCTTTACGACGATTTTTCCAAGCGTGGCCCGCTCGAATTTCGCCATATCTATCCTCCGCCCCCGCCGCCCATCTACGACGGTCTCAAACCCATCGCCGCGGTGGCGATCGACCGGAAGCCCGCCTTCGACGCGCTGAGCATGGGTCCGCCTTCCGCCGCGGACGACACCGATCGATCGAAGGGCGGCCCAATGTTCGAGTTTCTCGATCGCGACGGCGAATTCTCGCCGCACTCCCGATCCGGCGCGGACGGCCGCAGCCTGCCACGGCTCAACGACGGCCTGGCCGCCAACAACGACGACGACATCGAACATTGCGTCTGGTTCGACAATCAGGCCCGATTCTTTATCGACCTCAAGTCGAGCCGGCGACTCGAACGCATCAACACCTACTCCTGGCACAGCGCCAACCGCGCGCCGCAGTATTTTTCGCTTTGGGGTTGCAACGACGAGAAACTGCCGAAAGTCGATTTCGCACGGGGCGGTCACGGCGACTGGACGCTGATCGCCGTCGTGGATACTCGCCCGCTGGGTCAAGGCGAAATCCACGGCTCATCGGTTGCCGCCGCGACGGGCACACTTGGACCATTCCGGCATCTATTGTGGATCGTCGAAGAGTCCGCCCCCGGCACCTTCTTCACGGAGATTGATGTTCATGCCGCCAAGTAA
- a CDS encoding O-antigen ligase family protein, with translation MSWRARALTGWTGVVFILATLLLSNPGDERSAPRASESTSALDFLLMPIARAQPAELRLLVLPVGLAGLLLIAALFPTSASATNSPSWPKRVRTASTPLPAGPTASVAVVYWLELLSAAAIAFALASTFTNGSWLISRGWLLQLAAGCGWAILIARLADRQGVRRILVAGSLIAVLAMGLSFWHRQTHHVEYFAWPIGPVTLSAGLAAIWAGMALSFAIASAPRTARAGVTWPSVVWMGLVGVGALLMLLIAARRGAWLAVIGAAGLSAILVAWRSWPTKRARALILLAAAAIIALAISYVVAQSRSADPRASIPLTYRYLYWKNTIANLGGAWLLGHGPDSFLCKMSAIIAGQRARMPRVLHGSIDPEAHNEWLQAIFELGLPGGLVYLAIPLIAIYLAARHWLRTGRSESGSLATGFPAVPMALAAGLLTVFVSEFGSICLRRGGMNVWYWTLIGAVAAWTRASVDRPVRAAAQSRIVSKVGRFGAVAVALALALGVSNEARRRIAHARGNLQRSQDDVLAAQTLGEAGWRLGAWQALAARADLADAQLAAARSSQFDAAQAARTWKELHRICPAFPGATIRLAQAQQLAGDTSAACETLKQYLSTINAYDMPANTLYVGACRVSPDEILEHVRRALRDGEWTTALEPALAAAFAAPDIAAAWPGEVLAALQSVSAASSKHWADSLVPETLRLEAARFAAVGDFPSAARLQAVAVRAYAQLEKENSPYRRIAFAEADASFRHANYRFLAEPLSTAPALESLREAERLALGGLPQRAVDGADPQAEWVGGRVVPAEFPSRLRPLWRFGAMLHLAADSDPRLVQVRAEWSLPDGQRSPPQCLALICSIAAELVEIFSPFESARRPPSFSNLVALANYPRPAPVERSSP, from the coding sequence ATGTCCTGGCGAGCCCGGGCACTCACCGGCTGGACGGGCGTCGTCTTCATCCTCGCGACGCTGCTGCTGTCCAACCCCGGGGACGAACGGTCCGCTCCGCGCGCGTCCGAATCAACGAGCGCCCTCGATTTTCTGCTGATGCCGATCGCGCGGGCACAGCCCGCCGAATTGCGGCTCCTGGTTCTGCCGGTCGGCCTCGCCGGACTGCTTCTTATCGCGGCCTTGTTTCCCACAAGTGCGTCAGCGACGAACTCACCCTCCTGGCCCAAGAGAGTCCGCACCGCCTCTACACCCTTGCCAGCCGGGCCCACTGCGAGCGTCGCCGTGGTTTACTGGCTCGAACTCCTCTCCGCCGCCGCCATCGCCTTCGCGCTCGCCTCGACCTTCACCAATGGCTCCTGGCTGATCTCGCGTGGATGGCTCCTGCAGCTCGCCGCCGGCTGCGGCTGGGCGATTCTCATTGCGCGTCTGGCCGACCGACAAGGGGTCCGGCGAATTCTCGTCGCCGGTTCGCTGATCGCCGTCCTCGCGATGGGGCTCTCCTTCTGGCACCGACAAACGCACCACGTCGAATACTTCGCCTGGCCCATCGGGCCCGTCACCCTGTCGGCGGGCCTGGCCGCGATCTGGGCGGGCATGGCCCTGTCCTTCGCGATTGCCTCCGCCCCGCGAACCGCGCGCGCCGGGGTTACCTGGCCCAGCGTCGTCTGGATGGGCCTGGTCGGCGTCGGCGCACTCCTCATGCTGCTCATCGCCGCCCGGCGCGGCGCGTGGCTCGCGGTCATCGGTGCCGCGGGTCTTTCGGCAATCCTCGTGGCATGGCGGTCCTGGCCCACGAAACGCGCGCGAGCGCTCATTCTCCTGGCCGCTGCTGCCATCATCGCACTCGCCATCAGCTACGTCGTCGCACAAAGCCGCAGCGCCGATCCGCGCGCCAGTATCCCCCTCACCTATCGTTATCTCTATTGGAAGAACACCATCGCGAATCTCGGCGGGGCCTGGTTGCTCGGCCACGGCCCCGACTCATTCTTGTGCAAGATGTCCGCGATTATCGCCGGGCAGCGTGCCCGCATGCCCCGCGTCCTGCACGGCAGCATCGACCCCGAGGCCCACAACGAATGGCTGCAGGCGATCTTCGAACTCGGACTGCCCGGGGGTCTGGTCTATCTGGCCATTCCCCTGATCGCCATCTATCTGGCCGCTCGCCATTGGCTGCGCACGGGGCGATCCGAAAGCGGATCGCTTGCGACGGGATTTCCAGCCGTGCCGATGGCCCTCGCCGCCGGTCTCCTCACCGTTTTCGTGTCCGAATTCGGGAGCATCTGCCTGCGACGCGGAGGCATGAACGTCTGGTACTGGACGTTGATCGGCGCCGTGGCGGCATGGACGCGCGCGAGCGTCGATCGTCCGGTCCGGGCAGCCGCGCAGTCACGCATCGTGTCAAAGGTCGGACGCTTCGGTGCCGTGGCCGTGGCGCTGGCGCTGGCGCTCGGTGTCTCCAACGAAGCCCGCCGCCGGATCGCCCATGCCCGCGGCAATTTGCAAAGAAGTCAGGATGACGTGCTTGCCGCCCAAACACTCGGTGAGGCCGGATGGCGGCTGGGCGCGTGGCAGGCCCTGGCGGCGCGGGCTGACCTGGCCGACGCGCAACTTGCCGCCGCGCGATCGTCGCAATTCGACGCCGCGCAAGCCGCCCGGACCTGGAAAGAATTGCATCGAATTTGTCCCGCCTTTCCCGGGGCAACCATCCGACTGGCTCAGGCGCAGCAACTCGCGGGCGACACCTCCGCAGCCTGCGAAACGCTGAAGCAGTACCTTTCCACGATTAATGCCTACGACATGCCCGCCAATACGCTGTACGTCGGCGCATGCCGCGTGTCGCCCGACGAGATCCTCGAACACGTTCGCCGCGCGCTCCGAGATGGCGAGTGGACCACCGCGCTGGAGCCGGCGCTGGCCGCGGCGTTCGCGGCACCGGATATCGCCGCAGCCTGGCCCGGCGAAGTCCTTGCCGCCTTGCAGTCGGTCAGTGCCGCATCCAGCAAACATTGGGCGGATTCACTCGTCCCCGAAACCCTGCGGCTGGAAGCGGCTCGCTTCGCTGCCGTCGGCGACTTCCCCTCGGCCGCGCGCCTCCAAGCCGTTGCCGTTCGCGCCTACGCGCAGCTCGAAAAAGAAAACTCTCCTTATCGCCGAATCGCCTTCGCAGAGGCCGATGCTTCTTTTCGTCACGCAAATTACCGGTTCCTTGCGGAGCCCTTGAGTACCGCCCCCGCTCTGGAGAGTCTCCGCGAAGCGGAGCGACTCGCCCTCGGCGGACTACCCCAGCGCGCCGTCGACGGGGCCGATCCGCAGGCCGAATGGGTCGGCGGCCGGGTGGTCCCCGCCGAATTTCCGTCGCGACTCCGGCCTCTTTGGAGATTCGGAGCGATGCTTCACCTCGCCGCCGACAGCGACCCGAGGCTGGTGCAAGTGCGCGCGGAATGGAGTCTGCCCGATGGTCAACGATCGCCGCCGCAGTGCCTCGCGCTGATTTGCTCAATCGCCGCCGAGTTGGTCGAGATCTTCAGCCCGTTCGAATCCGCCCGCCGACCGCCCAGCTTCTCGAATCTCGTCGCCCTGGCCAACTACCCTCGCCCGGCGCCCGTTGAACGGTCGAGCCCTTAG
- a CDS encoding ChaN family lipoprotein gives MSHSYRCRSTAATKPRLAGIFAIFLSLAGCTAGDRVNLLHRTGGSAALFEQFQAFDGRTGAAISFQDVVSRADRADVLLFGEEHSDIVCNALEAQLLSALSRQRRPITLAMEFFETDTQAALDAYLFGRISETEFREQTRQKRGYATTHRPLIEYCRAASIPVIAANTPRRLIRALRESGRPYDEFRADLDPADRSWLPRTSDLLDGPYYDRFVKAMADHAMPTSAPSSQPTSATSAPAASQPTTQPDREEQLLRAYRTQSLWDDTMAEWMAAHRRNYPERRVLLVVGAFHVAGGGGTAIKLHRRRPTDQALTIVYRGTSKTPLAFDEADRGAGDIVIYGVKPEDPPEPAKPPTTSAPTSAPATAPAPHSTGEKTSSNAPVDRV, from the coding sequence ATGAGCCATTCGTATCGGTGCCGAAGCACCGCCGCCACAAAGCCGCGCCTCGCCGGTATCTTCGCCATTTTCCTATCGCTCGCGGGCTGCACGGCGGGCGATCGCGTCAATCTGCTCCACCGAACGGGCGGCAGCGCAGCGCTCTTCGAACAATTCCAGGCGTTCGACGGCCGCACCGGCGCCGCGATTTCCTTCCAAGACGTCGTTAGCCGCGCGGACCGCGCCGATGTCTTGCTTTTCGGCGAGGAACATTCGGATATCGTCTGCAATGCCCTCGAGGCGCAGCTGCTTTCGGCCCTCTCGCGGCAGCGCCGACCGATTACCCTGGCGATGGAGTTCTTCGAGACCGACACGCAGGCCGCCCTCGACGCATACTTATTCGGCCGTATCAGTGAGACCGAGTTCCGCGAGCAGACGCGGCAGAAGCGCGGTTACGCCACGACGCATCGCCCGCTGATCGAGTATTGCCGCGCCGCATCAATTCCCGTCATCGCCGCCAACACGCCGCGCCGCTTGATTCGCGCCCTTCGGGAATCGGGAAGGCCCTACGACGAATTCCGCGCCGATCTCGATCCGGCCGACCGCAGCTGGCTCCCGCGGACCAGCGACCTGCTCGACGGTCCCTACTATGATCGCTTTGTCAAAGCGATGGCCGATCATGCGATGCCCACGTCCGCTCCATCGTCGCAGCCGACCTCCGCGACGAGCGCACCGGCCGCGTCCCAGCCGACGACCCAACCCGACCGCGAAGAGCAACTCCTGCGAGCGTATCGAACTCAGTCGCTCTGGGATGACACGATGGCCGAGTGGATGGCGGCCCATCGCCGCAATTATCCGGAACGCCGCGTTCTGCTCGTCGTCGGCGCGTTTCACGTCGCCGGCGGGGGAGGCACGGCGATCAAGCTTCATCGACGGCGGCCGACCGACCAGGCGCTGACGATTGTTTATCGCGGCACGTCCAAAACGCCGCTGGCCTTCGATGAGGCCGATCGCGGGGCCGGCGATATCGTCATTTATGGCGTCAAGCCCGAGGATCCCCCAGAACCCGCCAAGCCGCCGACCACCTCCGCGCCGACGTCGGCCCCGGCGACCGCCCCCGCCCCGCATTCAACCGGCGAAAAAACATCCAGTAATGCCCCCGTCGATCGAGTATAA
- a CDS encoding endonuclease, protein MFKRSGYSPLRGLVFVCIAVAPAVAQYDPPAGYYNSAVGLTGAPLKSALNAIIDGHTTITYANREARLEILDQDPANSANVIEVYSGYSVPKTDFLPGVTPANTEHLWPNAYGIDDVNPAYGDLFNLRPCDTEVNSERANKYYDDGGTLPAHPEAPLCRDDADSWEARPVEKGDLARSMFYMDTRYEGDLATDGFANNLTLTDNVALITGTATNMGKLSTLINWHFSDAVDESERQRNHIIYQTTYLGVTFQQNRNPFIDHPEYVWAIWGPTPNDSRLYLGATEPGDGASLVAVDLGEVIVNGTVPGPQNVTLNKVGTNPTTYDIALSGDGSSTAAGTRQSFLGGVQNRVIAVGLTTSTATAGVKSGELTVNNTDLTSSGAGRGDADGDDVADVSLRVLDHANGSFDDAVDQNTLTLDFGTVDAGTGLHNLGFTIYSLESTPGFTAALDLDAIGGTGDTAALTTDAAPLSNLPAGTGQAFTAWLDSASVGSFSATYTISGSDQDLSGAQPTSDLVLTLVGEVVSACAAADTNCADGVTLDDVEPFVNVLLELASPCSSCAVDTNNDNFRNAADVQLFVDALLGI, encoded by the coding sequence ATGTTCAAACGGTCTGGTTATTCGCCCTTGCGGGGCCTTGTCTTCGTGTGCATAGCGGTCGCACCCGCCGTGGCCCAATACGATCCGCCGGCGGGGTACTATAACTCCGCGGTCGGTCTGACCGGCGCGCCGCTTAAGTCGGCCCTCAACGCGATCATCGACGGTCACACGACGATCACTTACGCCAATCGCGAGGCGCGGCTCGAAATCCTCGACCAGGATCCGGCGAATTCCGCGAACGTGATCGAGGTTTATTCCGGGTACTCTGTTCCCAAGACGGATTTCCTGCCGGGGGTGACGCCGGCGAATACCGAGCACCTCTGGCCCAACGCCTACGGCATCGATGACGTCAATCCCGCGTATGGTGACCTGTTCAATTTGCGCCCTTGCGATACTGAAGTGAACAGCGAACGCGCGAACAAGTATTACGACGATGGCGGGACGCTGCCCGCTCACCCCGAGGCGCCGCTTTGCCGAGACGATGCCGACTCGTGGGAGGCGCGCCCCGTTGAAAAGGGCGATCTGGCTCGCTCGATGTTTTACATGGATACGCGCTACGAAGGCGATCTCGCCACCGACGGCTTCGCGAACAACCTCACTTTGACGGACAACGTGGCGCTGATCACCGGAACCGCCACCAACATGGGCAAGCTCTCCACGCTGATCAACTGGCATTTTTCCGACGCCGTGGATGAGAGCGAGCGGCAGCGGAATCACATCATTTATCAAACCACCTATCTGGGCGTGACGTTTCAACAGAATCGCAATCCGTTCATCGACCATCCCGAATATGTATGGGCGATCTGGGGGCCGACGCCCAACGACTCGCGGCTCTACCTTGGCGCGACCGAACCGGGAGACGGCGCCTCGCTCGTTGCCGTCGATCTCGGCGAAGTCATCGTCAACGGTACGGTTCCCGGACCGCAAAACGTCACCCTCAATAAAGTGGGCACGAACCCCACGACGTACGACATCGCCCTCAGCGGCGACGGATCTTCGACAGCGGCGGGGACTCGACAATCCTTCTTGGGCGGCGTGCAAAACCGCGTCATCGCCGTCGGCCTGACGACGTCGACCGCAACTGCCGGCGTCAAGTCCGGCGAACTCACTGTCAACAATACCGACCTGACCTCTTCGGGCGCTGGTCGCGGGGATGCGGACGGCGACGATGTCGCCGACGTCTCGCTTCGCGTACTCGATCATGCCAACGGTTCTTTTGACGACGCAGTCGATCAAAACACGCTCACCCTCGACTTTGGCACGGTCGACGCCGGCACCGGTCTTCACAATCTGGGTTTCACCATCTACAGCCTGGAATCGACTCCGGGCTTCACCGCCGCGCTCGATTTGGATGCGATCGGGGGAACGGGCGACACCGCCGCGCTGACGACCGACGCCGCGCCGCTGAGCAATCTTCCGGCAGGTACAGGCCAGGCCTTTACCGCCTGGCTCGATTCCGCATCCGTCGGCAGTTTTTCGGCGACCTACACGATCAGCGGCTCGGACCAGGATCTCTCCGGCGCGCAGCCCACGTCGGATTTGGTTCTGACGCTTGTCGGTGAGGTCGTTTCGGCCTGCGCGGCCGCCGACACGAACTGCGCGGATGGCGTCACGCTCGATGACGTGGAACCCTTCGTCAATGTCCTGTTGGAGCTGGCCTCCCCCTGCTCGTCCTGCGCCGTTGACACCAATAACGACAACTTCCGCAACGCGGCCGACGTCCAGCTCTTCGTCGACGCCCTCCTGGGCATTTAG
- a CDS encoding TolC family protein gives MSADQVEPAPELTQMGGPTPVELTGKVPATQPAVDTTIWLQLPDPIHAEEVFKKRLEITRLSDSIKREYERIYRDALAYIKQIERPKVFTISLGDALRRMLAHNYAIKIEGYAPAISTAQIVQAEAAFDMAFFANASRNNTDQPQPFLIRTPLQQRGFENDTTIVNGGIRKLLATGATATLTQQMTRLDNPSSKYTNFYPTWSQNFIAELRQPVLRNFGIDFNRAQINIRKNEREANREAFRARVIETLNNTERAYWELVGARRDVTISAELLAEAILTLSQVQARIDFDAYQTLLYRSQAAVKAREFEYIDVKNRVRNAEDQLLNLLNDPDLPLSADYEIIPIDNPTTVSILRDRFQAVQTALEHRPEILRARYIVDTTRIQLGVAKNQALPRLDAVYRMTLNGVGGNADQGFDEMTTGNFVDQFVGVEFAWNFGERAERAGIRIAKLQQSQAVVAYKKALDDIITDCRVALRNLETNLEQIPPSHEAVTSNSENLRSLQERQERKSPAELDVILNAQLNLAVSRRALLQAVVAYNQGIVDVERAKGTLLEYDNVILAEEP, from the coding sequence ATGTCGGCCGACCAAGTCGAGCCCGCCCCCGAACTCACCCAAATGGGCGGTCCCACGCCGGTCGAGTTGACCGGCAAAGTTCCCGCCACGCAACCCGCCGTCGACACCACGATCTGGCTGCAATTGCCCGATCCGATCCACGCCGAGGAGGTTTTCAAGAAGCGGCTGGAAATCACCCGCCTCAGCGACAGCATCAAGCGCGAATACGAGCGGATCTATCGGGATGCCCTCGCCTATATCAAGCAGATCGAGCGACCGAAGGTCTTCACGATCTCACTGGGCGACGCCCTGCGGCGGATGCTCGCGCACAACTATGCCATCAAGATCGAGGGCTACGCCCCGGCGATCAGCACCGCCCAGATCGTCCAGGCCGAGGCCGCCTTTGACATGGCCTTTTTCGCCAACGCCAGTCGCAACAACACCGATCAGCCGCAACCCTTCCTGATTCGCACCCCGCTGCAGCAACGCGGCTTCGAGAACGACACGACCATCGTCAACGGCGGTATTCGCAAGCTATTGGCCACCGGTGCGACGGCGACGCTCACCCAGCAGATGACCCGGCTCGACAATCCCTCTTCGAAGTACACCAACTTCTATCCGACCTGGTCGCAGAACTTTATCGCCGAGCTTCGGCAGCCCGTCCTCCGTAACTTCGGCATCGACTTCAACCGAGCCCAGATCAACATCCGCAAGAACGAGCGTGAGGCCAACCGCGAGGCCTTTCGCGCCCGCGTCATCGAGACCCTCAACAACACGGAACGGGCCTACTGGGAACTCGTGGGCGCGCGCCGCGACGTGACCATCTCGGCCGAACTGCTCGCCGAAGCCATCCTGACGCTCTCGCAGGTGCAGGCTCGTATCGACTTCGACGCCTACCAGACCCTGCTTTACCGCAGCCAAGCCGCCGTGAAGGCCCGCGAGTTTGAATACATCGATGTGAAGAACCGCGTCCGCAACGCCGAGGACCAGCTCCTCAATCTCCTCAACGATCCCGACCTGCCGCTCTCCGCGGACTACGAGATCATCCCCATCGACAACCCGACCACGGTCAGCATTCTCCGCGATCGCTTCCAGGCCGTGCAGACCGCCCTGGAGCACCGGCCCGAAATCCTTCGCGCCCGTTACATCGTCGACACGACGCGCATCCAGCTCGGCGTCGCCAAGAACCAGGCCCTGCCCCGACTCGACGCGGTCTATCGCATGACCCTCAATGGCGTCGGCGGCAACGCCGACCAGGGCTTTGATGAAATGACCACGGGCAACTTCGTCGATCAGTTCGTCGGGGTCGAGTTCGCCTGGAACTTCGGCGAGCGCGCCGAACGGGCCGGCATCCGCATCGCCAAGTTGCAGCAATCCCAGGCCGTCGTGGCCTACAAAAAGGCGCTCGACGACATCATCACCGACTGCCGCGTTGCCTTGCGCAACCTGGAGACCAACCTCGAGCAGATCCCCCCCAGCCACGAAGCCGTCACGTCCAATAGCGAAAACCTCCGCTCGCTTCAGGAGCGCCAGGAGCGAAAGAGTCCCGCCGAACTGGACGTCATCCTCAACGCCCAGCTCAACCTCGCCGTCTCGCGCCGCGCCCTGCTTCAGGCCGTCGTCGCCTACAACCAGGGCATCGTTGACGTGGAACGGGCCAAGGGTACGCTCCTCGAATACGACAACGTGATTCTCGCTGAAGAACCGTAA